A section of the Pseudorasbora parva isolate DD20220531a chromosome 2, ASM2467924v1, whole genome shotgun sequence genome encodes:
- the arhgap17b gene encoding rho GTPase-activating protein 17b isoform X2, translating into MKKQFNRMKQLANQTVGRAEKTEVLSDDLLTIERRLENMRLVSHNAHKKMSMCLQGSVGTDADKRHKKLPLTALAQSMLDGGNQLGEESLVGKMMEVCGEAENKLAFEQSQHEVQLERDILDPLNQLAEVDIPNILKQRKHLAKLVLDFDSAKARYHQATKAYPSAANAQAMAAKVDTLKEEMDEAQNKMEICKDQLAAEMYNFSSKEGEYARYYVLLLEAQAEYHRRALASIESVLPTIQSQQDKWTEKPAFGTALEEHLKRTSREIALPIEACVMMLLETGMQEEGLFRIAAGASKLKKLKAALDCSTSQLEEFYSDPHAVAGALKSYLRELPEPLMSYQLYEEWIHASNISDSDKRLQALWVVCDMLPKPNKNNFRYLVKFLAKLALESDINKMTASNIAIVLGPNLLWAKTEGLAEMAATTSVHVVSIIELMINHASWFFPEDVDFNVSGMFAMPGCPGTPDSEAGTIDRRRPGSQGSFDYDTSRKDSPANKQPEITPRRAGTINKKQHSTPNFQPPLPPIDAGGVPVFEPSPQSPTGGGLEAGQGGAAVPLVQLNPAAENSNMTREPASTPPAVRNGPGGSSGTPTQLNVGTLTSGPKGPSPFMVRRGTKKQAPPPPKPATPAAPPSVKTAPHQPTAGQPSAPSIPQPLMTPRRSNQTLIQAPSHPPPQPPPQPLANSTEEPHPSPPRTPTPPGTPPHDGSLPRPRPTPRARPKPAGPPPPQPTSDGANGVCVSGSKIISDGDGEERSFSGPGLDLVPELEEDKTVDSLSEDEHQSENTAL; encoded by the exons ATTGAGCGGCGCCTGGAAAATATGCGATTGGTCTCTCATAATGCGCACAAGAAGATGTCCATGTGTCTGCAGGGTAGCGTGGGCACAGATGCGGACAAGAGGCAT AAAAAGCTTCCTCTCACGGCCCTTGCACAATCCATGCTGGATGGCGGAAATCAGCTCGGAGAAGAGTCTCTCGTGGG GAAGATGATGGAAGTCTGTGGAGAAGCTGAAAACAAACTGGCCTTTGAGCAGAGCCAACATGAAGTCCAGCTGGAGAGAGATATCCTAGACCCTCTCAACCAGCTAGCAGAG GTGGATATTCCTAACATCTTGAAGCAGAGGAAACATTTAGCCAAGCTTGTGTTGGATTTTGATTCTGCGAAAGCCAG GTATCACCAGGCCACAAAGGCGTATCCGTCAGCTGCAAATGCTCAAGCAATGGCTGCCAAAGTTGACACTCTTAAAGAAGAGATGGATGAAGCTCAGAACAAAATGGAAATATGCAAG GATCAATTAGCAGCAGAAATGTACAACTTTTCCTCCAAGGAAGGAGAGTATGCGCGCTATTATGTGTTG TTGTTGGAAGCTCAAGCTGAATATCACAGAAGAGCCTTGGCGTCCATCGAGAGCGTCCTGCCCACCATACAGTCACAGCAAG ATAAATGGACGGAGAAGCCAGCGTTTGGCACAGCTCTGGAGGAGCATCTGAAGCGCACTAGCAGAGAGATCGCTCTGCCCATAGAGGCCTGCGTCATGATGCTGCTGGAGACCGGCATGCAGGAAGAG GGTTTGTTCCGTATCGCTGCCGGAGCCTCTAAACTGAAGAAGTTAAAGGCGGCGCTGGACTGTTCCACTTCCCAACTGGAGGAGTTTTACTCTGACCCTCACGCTGTGGCTG GAGCCCTCAAATCTTACCTGAGGGAGCTGCCTGAACCTCTGATGTCCTACCAGCTATATGAAGAGTGGATTCACGCCTCAAA TATTTCGGACTCTGATAAGAGGCTTCAGGCGCTGTGGGTGGTGTGTGACATGTTACCAAAGCCCAACAAAAACAATTTTAG ATACCTGGTGAAGTTTCTTGCCAAGCTTGCTCTGGAAAGCGACATCAACAAGATGACTGCGAGCAACATCGCCATCGTACTGGGCCCCAATTTGCTGTGGGCCAAAACAGAGGG CCTTGCTGAAATGGCAGCCACTACTTCCGTTCATGTCGTTTCGATAATAGAACTGATGATCAACCATGCAAGCTGGTTCTTTCCTGAAG ATGTGGACTTCAACGTTTCAGGCATGTTTGCCATGCCTGGGTGCCCCGGTACCCCTGACTCCGAAGCCGGGACCATAGACAGGAGGCGCCCAGGCAGCCAGGGGTCGTTCGATTATGACACTTCCCGCAAAGACAG CCCTGCTAACAAACAGCCGGAAATCACCCCCCGTAGAGCtggcacaataaataaaaagcagcaCTCCACGCCTAACTTCCAGCCCCCTCTCCCTCCCATTGACGCCGGGGGGGTTCCCGTGTTTGAGCCCTCCCCTCAGTCGCCCACTGGCGGGGGTCTGGAGGCGGGGCAGGGGGGAGCTGCGGTGCCTTTAGTTCAGCTGAACCCTGCTGCGGAGAACAG TAACATGACCCGAGAGCCTGCGTCCACACCTCCAGCCGTGAGGAACGGCCCGGGCGGTTCGAGTGGGACCCCCACTCAGCTGAATGTGGGGACCCTTACCTCAGGCCCTAAGGGCCCCAGTCCGTTCATGGTGCGCAGAG GTACAAAGAAACAAGCACCGCCCCCTCCAAAACCAGCCACCCCTGCCGCACCTCCGAGTGTAAAGACGGCTCCTCACCAGCCCACAGCAGGCCAGCCCTCCGCCCCGAGCATCCCTCAGCCCCTCATGACCCCCCGTCGCAGCAACCAGACCCTCATCCAGGCGCCCAGTCACCCTCCTCCTCAACCTCCTCCGCAGCCtttagccaacagcacagaggAGCCACACCCGTCCCCTCCCCGAACCCCCACCCCTCCCGGGACACCGCCCCATGACGGCTCCCTGCCGCGCCCCAGACCCACCCCTCGAGCGCGGCCCAAACCCGCCGGCCCGCCGCCTCCCCAACCAACTAGCGACGGTGCCAATGGTGTCTGTGTTTCTGGATCCAAGATCATCTCAG
- the arhgap17b gene encoding rho GTPase-activating protein 17b isoform X1: MKKQFNRMKQLANQTVGRAEKTEVLSDDLLTIERRLENMRLVSHNAHKKMSMCLQGSVGTDADKRHKKLPLTALAQSMLDGGNQLGEESLVGKMMEVCGEAENKLAFEQSQHEVQLERDILDPLNQLAEVDIPNILKQRKHLAKLVLDFDSAKARYHQATKAYPSAANAQAMAAKVDTLKEEMDEAQNKMEICKDQLAAEMYNFSSKEGEYARYYVLLLEAQAEYHRRALASIESVLPTIQSQQDKWTEKPAFGTALEEHLKRTSREIALPIEACVMMLLETGMQEEGLFRIAAGASKLKKLKAALDCSTSQLEEFYSDPHAVAGALKSYLRELPEPLMSYQLYEEWIHASNISDSDKRLQALWVVCDMLPKPNKNNFRYLVKFLAKLALESDINKMTASNIAIVLGPNLLWAKTEGSLAEMAATTSVHVVSIIELMINHASWFFPEDVDFNVSGMFAMPGCPGTPDSEAGTIDRRRPGSQGSFDYDTSRKDSPANKQPEITPRRAGTINKKQHSTPNFQPPLPPIDAGGVPVFEPSPQSPTGGGLEAGQGGAAVPLVQLNPAAENSNMTREPASTPPAVRNGPGGSSGTPTQLNVGTLTSGPKGPSPFMVRRGTKKQAPPPPKPATPAAPPSVKTAPHQPTAGQPSAPSIPQPLMTPRRSNQTLIQAPSHPPPQPPPQPLANSTEEPHPSPPRTPTPPGTPPHDGSLPRPRPTPRARPKPAGPPPPQPTSDGANGVCVSGSKIISDGDGEERSFSGPGLDLVPELEEDKTVDSLSEDEHQSENTAL, encoded by the exons ATTGAGCGGCGCCTGGAAAATATGCGATTGGTCTCTCATAATGCGCACAAGAAGATGTCCATGTGTCTGCAGGGTAGCGTGGGCACAGATGCGGACAAGAGGCAT AAAAAGCTTCCTCTCACGGCCCTTGCACAATCCATGCTGGATGGCGGAAATCAGCTCGGAGAAGAGTCTCTCGTGGG GAAGATGATGGAAGTCTGTGGAGAAGCTGAAAACAAACTGGCCTTTGAGCAGAGCCAACATGAAGTCCAGCTGGAGAGAGATATCCTAGACCCTCTCAACCAGCTAGCAGAG GTGGATATTCCTAACATCTTGAAGCAGAGGAAACATTTAGCCAAGCTTGTGTTGGATTTTGATTCTGCGAAAGCCAG GTATCACCAGGCCACAAAGGCGTATCCGTCAGCTGCAAATGCTCAAGCAATGGCTGCCAAAGTTGACACTCTTAAAGAAGAGATGGATGAAGCTCAGAACAAAATGGAAATATGCAAG GATCAATTAGCAGCAGAAATGTACAACTTTTCCTCCAAGGAAGGAGAGTATGCGCGCTATTATGTGTTG TTGTTGGAAGCTCAAGCTGAATATCACAGAAGAGCCTTGGCGTCCATCGAGAGCGTCCTGCCCACCATACAGTCACAGCAAG ATAAATGGACGGAGAAGCCAGCGTTTGGCACAGCTCTGGAGGAGCATCTGAAGCGCACTAGCAGAGAGATCGCTCTGCCCATAGAGGCCTGCGTCATGATGCTGCTGGAGACCGGCATGCAGGAAGAG GGTTTGTTCCGTATCGCTGCCGGAGCCTCTAAACTGAAGAAGTTAAAGGCGGCGCTGGACTGTTCCACTTCCCAACTGGAGGAGTTTTACTCTGACCCTCACGCTGTGGCTG GAGCCCTCAAATCTTACCTGAGGGAGCTGCCTGAACCTCTGATGTCCTACCAGCTATATGAAGAGTGGATTCACGCCTCAAA TATTTCGGACTCTGATAAGAGGCTTCAGGCGCTGTGGGTGGTGTGTGACATGTTACCAAAGCCCAACAAAAACAATTTTAG ATACCTGGTGAAGTTTCTTGCCAAGCTTGCTCTGGAAAGCGACATCAACAAGATGACTGCGAGCAACATCGCCATCGTACTGGGCCCCAATTTGCTGTGGGCCAAAACAGAGGG AAGCCTTGCTGAAATGGCAGCCACTACTTCCGTTCATGTCGTTTCGATAATAGAACTGATGATCAACCATGCAAGCTGGTTCTTTCCTGAAG ATGTGGACTTCAACGTTTCAGGCATGTTTGCCATGCCTGGGTGCCCCGGTACCCCTGACTCCGAAGCCGGGACCATAGACAGGAGGCGCCCAGGCAGCCAGGGGTCGTTCGATTATGACACTTCCCGCAAAGACAG CCCTGCTAACAAACAGCCGGAAATCACCCCCCGTAGAGCtggcacaataaataaaaagcagcaCTCCACGCCTAACTTCCAGCCCCCTCTCCCTCCCATTGACGCCGGGGGGGTTCCCGTGTTTGAGCCCTCCCCTCAGTCGCCCACTGGCGGGGGTCTGGAGGCGGGGCAGGGGGGAGCTGCGGTGCCTTTAGTTCAGCTGAACCCTGCTGCGGAGAACAG TAACATGACCCGAGAGCCTGCGTCCACACCTCCAGCCGTGAGGAACGGCCCGGGCGGTTCGAGTGGGACCCCCACTCAGCTGAATGTGGGGACCCTTACCTCAGGCCCTAAGGGCCCCAGTCCGTTCATGGTGCGCAGAG GTACAAAGAAACAAGCACCGCCCCCTCCAAAACCAGCCACCCCTGCCGCACCTCCGAGTGTAAAGACGGCTCCTCACCAGCCCACAGCAGGCCAGCCCTCCGCCCCGAGCATCCCTCAGCCCCTCATGACCCCCCGTCGCAGCAACCAGACCCTCATCCAGGCGCCCAGTCACCCTCCTCCTCAACCTCCTCCGCAGCCtttagccaacagcacagaggAGCCACACCCGTCCCCTCCCCGAACCCCCACCCCTCCCGGGACACCGCCCCATGACGGCTCCCTGCCGCGCCCCAGACCCACCCCTCGAGCGCGGCCCAAACCCGCCGGCCCGCCGCCTCCCCAACCAACTAGCGACGGTGCCAATGGTGTCTGTGTTTCTGGATCCAAGATCATCTCAG
- the arhgap17b gene encoding rho GTPase-activating protein 17b isoform X3, whose translation MKKQFNRMKQLANQTVGRAEKTEVLSDDLLTIERRLENMRLVSHNAHKKMSMCLQGSVGTDADKRHKKLPLTALAQSMLDGGNQLGEESLVGKMMEVCGEAENKLAFEQSQHEVQLERDILDPLNQLAEVDIPNILKQRKHLAKLVLDFDSAKARYHQATKAYPSAANAQAMAAKVDTLKEEMDEAQNKMEICKDQLAAEMYNFSSKEGEYARYYVLLLEAQAEYHRRALASIESVLPTIQSQQDKWTEKPAFGTALEEHLKRTSREIALPIEACVMMLLETGMQEEGLFRIAAGASKLKKLKAALDCSTSQLEEFYSDPHAVAGALKSYLRELPEPLMSYQLYEEWIHASNISDSDKRLQALWVVCDMLPKPNKNNFRYLVKFLAKLALESDINKMTASNIAIVLGPNLLWAKTEGSLAEMAATTSVHVVSIIELMINHASWFFPEDVDFNVSGMFAMPGCPGTPDSEAGTIDRRRPGSQGSFDYDTSRKDSPANKQPEITPRRAGTINKKQHSTPNFQPPLPPIDAGGVPVFEPSPQSPTGGGLEAGQGGAAVPLVQLNPAAENSNMTREPASTPPAVRNGPGGSSGTPTQLNVGTLTSGPKGPSPFMVRRGTKKQAPPPPKPATPAAPPSVKTAPHQPTAGQPSAPSIPQPLMTPRRSNQTLIQAPSHPPPQPPPQPLANSTEEPHPSPPRTPTPPGTPPHDGSLPRPRPTPRARPKPAGPPPPQPTSDGANGVCVSGSKIISDV comes from the exons ATTGAGCGGCGCCTGGAAAATATGCGATTGGTCTCTCATAATGCGCACAAGAAGATGTCCATGTGTCTGCAGGGTAGCGTGGGCACAGATGCGGACAAGAGGCAT AAAAAGCTTCCTCTCACGGCCCTTGCACAATCCATGCTGGATGGCGGAAATCAGCTCGGAGAAGAGTCTCTCGTGGG GAAGATGATGGAAGTCTGTGGAGAAGCTGAAAACAAACTGGCCTTTGAGCAGAGCCAACATGAAGTCCAGCTGGAGAGAGATATCCTAGACCCTCTCAACCAGCTAGCAGAG GTGGATATTCCTAACATCTTGAAGCAGAGGAAACATTTAGCCAAGCTTGTGTTGGATTTTGATTCTGCGAAAGCCAG GTATCACCAGGCCACAAAGGCGTATCCGTCAGCTGCAAATGCTCAAGCAATGGCTGCCAAAGTTGACACTCTTAAAGAAGAGATGGATGAAGCTCAGAACAAAATGGAAATATGCAAG GATCAATTAGCAGCAGAAATGTACAACTTTTCCTCCAAGGAAGGAGAGTATGCGCGCTATTATGTGTTG TTGTTGGAAGCTCAAGCTGAATATCACAGAAGAGCCTTGGCGTCCATCGAGAGCGTCCTGCCCACCATACAGTCACAGCAAG ATAAATGGACGGAGAAGCCAGCGTTTGGCACAGCTCTGGAGGAGCATCTGAAGCGCACTAGCAGAGAGATCGCTCTGCCCATAGAGGCCTGCGTCATGATGCTGCTGGAGACCGGCATGCAGGAAGAG GGTTTGTTCCGTATCGCTGCCGGAGCCTCTAAACTGAAGAAGTTAAAGGCGGCGCTGGACTGTTCCACTTCCCAACTGGAGGAGTTTTACTCTGACCCTCACGCTGTGGCTG GAGCCCTCAAATCTTACCTGAGGGAGCTGCCTGAACCTCTGATGTCCTACCAGCTATATGAAGAGTGGATTCACGCCTCAAA TATTTCGGACTCTGATAAGAGGCTTCAGGCGCTGTGGGTGGTGTGTGACATGTTACCAAAGCCCAACAAAAACAATTTTAG ATACCTGGTGAAGTTTCTTGCCAAGCTTGCTCTGGAAAGCGACATCAACAAGATGACTGCGAGCAACATCGCCATCGTACTGGGCCCCAATTTGCTGTGGGCCAAAACAGAGGG AAGCCTTGCTGAAATGGCAGCCACTACTTCCGTTCATGTCGTTTCGATAATAGAACTGATGATCAACCATGCAAGCTGGTTCTTTCCTGAAG ATGTGGACTTCAACGTTTCAGGCATGTTTGCCATGCCTGGGTGCCCCGGTACCCCTGACTCCGAAGCCGGGACCATAGACAGGAGGCGCCCAGGCAGCCAGGGGTCGTTCGATTATGACACTTCCCGCAAAGACAG CCCTGCTAACAAACAGCCGGAAATCACCCCCCGTAGAGCtggcacaataaataaaaagcagcaCTCCACGCCTAACTTCCAGCCCCCTCTCCCTCCCATTGACGCCGGGGGGGTTCCCGTGTTTGAGCCCTCCCCTCAGTCGCCCACTGGCGGGGGTCTGGAGGCGGGGCAGGGGGGAGCTGCGGTGCCTTTAGTTCAGCTGAACCCTGCTGCGGAGAACAG TAACATGACCCGAGAGCCTGCGTCCACACCTCCAGCCGTGAGGAACGGCCCGGGCGGTTCGAGTGGGACCCCCACTCAGCTGAATGTGGGGACCCTTACCTCAGGCCCTAAGGGCCCCAGTCCGTTCATGGTGCGCAGAG GTACAAAGAAACAAGCACCGCCCCCTCCAAAACCAGCCACCCCTGCCGCACCTCCGAGTGTAAAGACGGCTCCTCACCAGCCCACAGCAGGCCAGCCCTCCGCCCCGAGCATCCCTCAGCCCCTCATGACCCCCCGTCGCAGCAACCAGACCCTCATCCAGGCGCCCAGTCACCCTCCTCCTCAACCTCCTCCGCAGCCtttagccaacagcacagaggAGCCACACCCGTCCCCTCCCCGAACCCCCACCCCTCCCGGGACACCGCCCCATGACGGCTCCCTGCCGCGCCCCAGACCCACCCCTCGAGCGCGGCCCAAACCCGCCGGCCCGCCGCCTCCCCAACCAACTAGCGACGGTGCCAATGGTGTCTGTGTTTCTGGATCCAAGATCATCTCAG